In Deinococcus sp. QL22, the following are encoded in one genomic region:
- the leuB gene encoding 3-isopropylmalate dehydrogenase, which yields MPKIVILPGDGIGPEVTAAAVEVLREVAPDVTFEEHAIGGGAYDQYGDPLPQITRDALADADAVLLGTVGGAHNSPWNLLPRPMRPESGLLALRKLLGCYANLRPVRVQPGLEHLSPLKPDLARGVDILIVRELLGGVYFDQDRKIEGDTAYNTMRYTTAEVERVAKVAFWAAEQRRGRVTSVDKANVLEVSELWRRDVTALRDRDYRNIHLNHEYVDSVAMLIVSDPSRYDVIVTENLFGDILSDLAAVIPGSLGLMPSASLGDGAGLFEPIHGSAPDIAGKGIANPAAAIMSAGMLLRHGLKRSDAANQIDRAVALALREHPTPDLGGKADTRTFTRAVLNAMGSPSVG from the coding sequence GTGCCTAAAATCGTGATTTTGCCCGGCGACGGCATCGGCCCCGAAGTCACCGCCGCCGCCGTGGAAGTGCTGCGCGAAGTGGCCCCCGACGTGACCTTTGAAGAACACGCCATTGGGGGCGGAGCATACGACCAGTACGGCGACCCGTTGCCCCAAATCACCCGTGACGCGCTGGCCGATGCCGACGCGGTGCTGCTGGGCACAGTCGGCGGCGCACACAACAGCCCCTGGAATCTACTTCCCCGCCCCATGCGCCCCGAAAGTGGTCTGCTGGCGCTGCGGAAATTGCTGGGCTGCTACGCCAACCTGCGGCCTGTGCGCGTGCAGCCGGGGCTGGAGCATCTCAGCCCCCTCAAGCCTGATTTGGCGCGCGGCGTGGACATTCTGATCGTGCGCGAACTGTTGGGCGGCGTGTACTTCGACCAAGACCGCAAGATCGAGGGCGATACCGCCTACAACACCATGCGCTACACCACCGCCGAAGTGGAGCGCGTGGCGAAAGTGGCGTTCTGGGCCGCCGAACAGCGCCGGGGCCGAGTGACCAGCGTAGACAAAGCCAACGTGCTGGAAGTCAGTGAACTGTGGCGGCGCGACGTGACGGCGCTGCGTGACCGCGACTACCGCAATATCCACCTGAACCATGAATACGTGGATAGCGTCGCCATGCTGATCGTGTCCGACCCCAGCCGCTACGACGTGATCGTCACCGAAAACCTGTTTGGCGACATCCTGTCCGACCTCGCCGCCGTGATTCCCGGTAGCCTCGGCCTGATGCCCAGCGCCAGCCTAGGCGACGGCGCGGGCCTGTTCGAGCCGATTCACGGCAGCGCCCCCGACATTGCCGGAAAGGGGATTGCCAACCCCGCCGCGGCCATCATGAGCGCCGGAATGTTGCTGCGGCACGGCCTCAAGCGTAGCGACGCCGCCAACCAGATTGACCGCGCTGTGGCGTTGGCCCTCCGCGAGCATCCCACACCCGATCTGGGCGGCAAGGCCGATACGCGCACCTTTACCCGCGCCGTGCTGAACGCGATGGGCAGCCCCAGCGTGGGTTAA
- a CDS encoding 3-isopropylmalate dehydratase small subunit: MPKVHVFGRDHINTDEIIPARHLTTDVEAELAPYAMEDYDKTFAARVQPGDIIVAGADFGCGSSREHAVWALRGAGIGAVIAPNFARIYYRNSINNGFLALECAGIVEAFEDGDEADLDLIGGTIANLRTGQKLTFVPVAQFALDVQKAGGWLEYMRDHDQAALEAETLKAASTEAGHGHPGQEAKQEAHRA, encoded by the coding sequence ATGCCCAAAGTTCATGTCTTCGGACGCGACCACATCAACACCGATGAGATTATTCCGGCCCGCCACCTGACCACCGACGTGGAAGCCGAACTGGCCCCGTACGCGATGGAGGATTACGACAAGACCTTCGCGGCGCGGGTGCAACCGGGCGACATCATCGTTGCAGGCGCAGATTTCGGCTGTGGTTCCAGCCGTGAACACGCGGTCTGGGCCTTACGCGGCGCGGGCATCGGCGCGGTCATTGCCCCCAACTTCGCCCGCATTTATTACCGCAACTCCATCAACAACGGCTTTCTGGCGCTGGAATGTGCCGGAATCGTGGAGGCCTTCGAGGACGGCGACGAGGCCGATCTGGATTTGATCGGCGGCACGATTGCCAATCTCCGCACGGGCCAGAAGCTGACCTTCGTGCCTGTGGCCCAGTTCGCGCTGGACGTGCAAAAAGCGGGCGGCTGGCTGGAATACATGCGCGACCACGATCAGGCCGCGCTGGAAGCCGAAACGTTGAAGGCGGCCAGCACCGAAGCTGGACATGGACACCCCGGCCAAGAAGCCAAACAGGAGGCGCACCGTGCCTAA